The following proteins are encoded in a genomic region of Corylus avellana chromosome ca4, CavTom2PMs-1.0:
- the LOC132179181 gene encoding F-box/kelch-repeat protein At1g23390-like, with protein sequence MAKERKVKQEEEEAPIHGDILETILSHVPLIDLAPSCHVSKTWERAVTSSLRHLNPTKPWLVVHTQSTRSPYATTMHAYDPRSSVWVEIQQPSINYVSALRSSHSTLLYMLSPFKISFSVDPLNLTWHRADASLVWRPDPIVALVGHRIVVAGGTCDFGEDPLAMETYDLRTRTWDTCGSMPSILKDSAASTWLSVAVDEHRMYLTEKSSGVTHVFNPSTKTWQGPFDLRPGKQVFSSLIGFVSDRMVLVGLIGDAENVKGVKLWEVEGEMSELKLKEMGEMPTELVEKLKGESPCVTSIAMTSMGDYAYLHNPSDPGELILCEVADGVCKWGSLRNAVVNDATRMRNLVFTCSNVGLGDVEDSLRSGRRRHGVIDS encoded by the coding sequence ATGGCCAAAGAGAGAAAGGtgaaacaagaagaagaagaagctccAATCCATGGAGACATCTTAGAGACCATACTGTCGCACGTGCCTCTTATCGACCTCGCGCCTTCATGTCACGTTTCCAAGACATGGGAACGCGCCGTTACCTCGTCTCTCCGACACTTGAACCCAACAAAGCCGTGGCTCGTTGTCCACACTCAGAGCACTCGATCCCCGTACGCCACGACCATGCATGCGTACGACCCACGCTCGAGCGTGTGGGTGGAGATCCAGCAGCCGTCGATCAATTACGTCTCTGCCCTCCGATCGTCGCACTCCACCCTCCTCTACATGTTGTCACCGTTCAAGATTTCCTTCTCCGTCGACCCGCTAAACCTGACGTGGCACCGGGCCGACGCCTCGCTCGTGTGGCGACCCGACCCAATTGTCGCGCTGGTGGGCCACCGCATCGTGGTGGCGGGCGGCACGTGCGACTTCGGGGAAGACCCACTCGCGATGGAGACCTACGACCTGAGGACCCGCACGTGGGACACGTGCGGATCGATGCCCTCGATCCTGAAGGACTCCGCAGCTTCGACGTGGCTCTCGGTGGCCGTGGACGAGCACAGAATGTACTTGACGGAGAAAAGTAGCGGTGTGACGCACGTGTTCAATCCCAGCACCAAGACCTGGCAAGGACCGTTCGATCTGCGGCCCGGTAAGCAAGTTTTCTCCTCCTTGATCGGGTTCGTCAGCGACCGCATGGTTCTGGTGGGTCTAATCGGAGACGCCGAGAATGTAAAAGGCGTAAAATTGTGGGAAGTGGAGGGTGAAATGTCAGAGTTGAAGTTGAAGGAGATGGGTGAGATGCCAACGGAGCTTGTGGAAAAGCTGAAGGGTGAGAGCCCTTGTGTGACGTCGATTGCTATGACTTCGATGGGCGATTACGCGTATTTGCACAATCCCTCGGATCCTGGGGAGTTGATTTTGTGCGAGGTGGCGGACGGTGTGTGCAAGTGGGGGAGTTTACGTAATGCGGTGGTGAACGATGCGACTCGGATGCGGAATTTAGTGTTCACGTGTTCGAACGTAGGACTCGGCGATGTGGAGGACTCACTCCGGTCTGGGCGTCGGAGACATGGAGTAATAGATTCGTAA
- the LOC132179086 gene encoding ATP-citrate synthase alpha chain protein 1, with product MARKKIREYDSKRLLKEHFKRLSGKELPIKSAQVTQSTDFNELAKKESWLLSTKLVVKPDMLFGKRGKSGLVALNLDLSQVSTFVNERLGKEVEMGGCRGPITTFIVEPFIPHNEEFYLNIVSERLGNSISFSECGGIEIEENWDKVKTVFIPTGVSLTSELCAPLVATLPLEIKVEIEEFIKTVFTLFQDLDFTFLEMNPFTLVNGKPYPLDMRGELDDTAAFKNFKKWGNIEFPMPFGRVMSPTESFIHGLDEKTSASLKFTVLNPKGRIWTMVAGGGASVIYADTVGDLGYASELGNYAEYSGAPKEEEVLQYARVVIDCATANPDGRKRALVVGGGIANFTDVAATFNGIIRAMKEKESKLKAARMHIYVRRGGPNYQTGLAKMRALGDQIGIPIEVYGPEETMTGICKQAIQCITAAA from the exons ATGGCACGCAAGAAGATCAGAGAGTACGACTCCAAGAGGTTGTTGAAGGAGCACTTCAAGAGGCTCTCTGGCAAAGAGCTACCGATCAAATCGGCGCAA GTGACACAATCCACTGATTTCAATGAGCTGGCGAAGAAGGAATCTTGGCTTTTGTCGACAAAATTGGTCGTGAAACCTGATATGTTGTTCGGAAAGCGTGGGAAGAGCGGTTTGGTTGCCTTGAATCTGGATTTGTCTCAAGTCTCTACTTTCGTCAATGAACGCCTTGGCAAAGAG GTAGAGATGGGTGGATGCAGAGGACCTATAACGACATTCATTGTTGAACCTTTCATCCCACACAATGAAGAGTTTTACCTTAACATCGTCTCAGAGCGACTTGGAAACAGCATAAGCTTTTCAGAATGCGGAGGAATTGAAATTGAGGAGAACTGGGACAAG GTTAAGACTGTATTCATCCCAACAGGAGTGTCTCTTACCTCAGAATTATGTGCTCCGCTTGTTGCAACCCTTCCTTTGGAG ATCAAAGTAGAGATTGAAGAGTTTATCAAAACAGTTTTTACACTGTTTCAAG ACCTGGACTTCACTTTCTTAGAGATGAATCCATTCACATTGGTCAATGGAAAACCTTATCCTTTAGATATGAGAGGCGAGTTGGATGACACTGCTGCTTTCAAGAACTTTAAGAA GTGGGGAAATATTGAATTTCCAATGCCTTTTGGAAGAGTTATGAGTCCTACAGAGAGCTTTATTCATGGACTAGATGAAAAG ACAAGTGCATCTTTGAAATTCACAGTTTTGAACCCAAAGGGACGAATTTGGACTATGGTAGCTGGAGGAGGTGCAAGTGTCATCTATGCAGATACG GTTGGAGATCTTGGCTATGCTTCTGAGCTTGGAAACTATGCAGAATATAGTGGAGCTCCCAAAGAAGAGGAAGTGTTACAGTATGCCAGGGTTGTAATTGAT TGTGCAACTGCTAATCCCGATGGCCGGAAGAGAGCCCTTGTCGTTGGAGGAGGAATAGCTAACTTTACTGATGTTGCTGCTACATTTAATGGTATAATTCGCGCCATGAAGGAGAAG GAATCAAAACTTAAAGCAGCACGGATGCACATATATGTGAGGAGAGGAGGTCCTAACTACCAGACTGGCCTTGCAAAAATGCGGGCACTCGGAGATCAAATTGGCATCCCAATTGAG gTTTATGGGCCTGAAGAAACAATGACTGGAATATGCAAACAGGCAATTCAGTGCATCACTGCAGCTGCATGA